From a region of the Aeoliella mucimassa genome:
- the def gene encoding peptide deformylase, translating into MSLSVIHYPHPTLRHKSLPLKRVDKQLKAWVEEMFDLMYEHEGVGLAANQVDLPYRLFVMNPTGDSQQRDQEQVVINPVISKAKGQQKGNEGCLSLPGVHADVVRSNAIHLEAYDLSGNLIVADLDGFASRVVQHETDHLDGILFIDRLSDGELADVRHLVHEFEIDFQSRLNTGEAPTEEQVAELWSELEKART; encoded by the coding sequence ATGTCGCTTTCCGTCATCCATTACCCGCATCCGACGCTTCGTCACAAGTCCCTGCCGCTCAAGCGAGTCGACAAGCAGCTCAAGGCCTGGGTGGAGGAGATGTTCGACCTGATGTACGAGCACGAAGGGGTGGGGCTGGCTGCCAATCAGGTGGATCTGCCGTACCGGCTGTTCGTGATGAACCCGACCGGCGACAGCCAGCAGCGGGACCAGGAACAGGTGGTGATCAACCCGGTGATCTCGAAGGCCAAGGGACAGCAAAAGGGGAACGAAGGCTGCCTGAGCCTGCCAGGCGTGCACGCCGACGTGGTGCGTAGCAACGCGATTCATCTGGAAGCGTACGACCTGTCGGGCAACCTGATTGTGGCCGACCTCGACGGCTTCGCCTCGCGGGTGGTGCAGCACGAAACCGACCACCTCGACGGCATCCTGTTCATCGACCGCCTGAGTGATGGCGAACTAGCCGACGTGCGACACCTGGTGCATGAATTCGAGATCGACTTCCAAAGCCGCCTGAACACTGGCGAAGCCCCCACCGAAGAACAAGTCGCCGAGCTGTGGAGCGAGCTGGAAAAGGCCCGGACTTAG